The Armatimonadota bacterium nucleotide sequence TATTTAATACTTTATTCCACCGGCTTTATTCCAGCAACTGCCTATGCCCTAGCAGCCCTTAGCCAGTTTCTCAATAGCGATTTTTGCTGCTTTTTTGCCTGATAGAAGCATGCCTCCGAAGATTGGGCCCATTCGACACGTCCCATGGAACTGTGCAGATGCCATGCCCGTTACTATCAGCCCTGGATAAATCTCCCTCGTTCCTTCTACCACACCTTCCTCGCCTAGTTGTGCATTCATCGGCTGCTCGCCCTTTAATTGAATTAGTCCACGCCGCGCAAGACAATTGCACACAACCGCATCATGGCCAGTGCTATCCATAACAATCTTGCTACAAAATGTGAGAGGGTCTACGTGAAGGTTCGTCATCTTGTATGCTGTATCATTGACAACCACACCTGCGATTTCGTGGTTTTCGTTAAAGTAAACATCCTCAATTGAAAAAAGATTGAGCAAAATTGCCCCACTTTCAACGGTCTTCTTGATAAGAGACGCTGCTAGGAGAACTGATGAAACTACGATAT carries:
- a CDS encoding sulfide-dependent adenosine diphosphate thiazole synthase, encoding MIGKVSDLDVSRLIIQDYYEVLRNSLESDVIIVGGGPSGLVAGYTLAEQNKKVVIMEKRLSPGGGIWGGGKGFNKVVLESSVGDILRELDISFEEKDGYIVVSSVLLAASLIKKTVESGAILLNLFSIEDVYFNENHEIAGVVVNDTAYKMTNLHVDPLTFCSKIVMDSTGHDAVVCNCLARRGLIQLKGEQPMNAQLGEEGVVEGTREIYPGLIVTGMASAQFHGTCRMGPIFGGMLLSGKKAAKIAIEKLAKGC